The stretch of DNA TGAGGACATCTAGAGCGAGACATAGGAACGCTACGGCGAGTAGCGGCAGGTCTGGAAGCGGATTCATTCGACCTACCAGTCGTTCCACCAACGGAAAAATGTAGAGAGTTTTCATGGCTCAAATGAATTGAGTCTGACTGATGATTGAAGTCTCCTGAAATCAGTCAGATGACATGACTCGCGTGCTCACCAATGAGTGACCTATGTCACTTGAATTGCGTAATTTTTCGATCAATATAGCAATATTTTCTGGTGGTGGGGAAATGTCAATCTAAATTGTGGACTTAGACTCAGATAGCCCATAGTCACGCCTAAAGCCTATACAAGATGGTAGATATCGTGGCTGATTCTGTAATCTTGCGTCATGTTAATCAAGCTATTGAGCAATCTCTACTGATACTTAAGCAAGAAGATATTTTTTATAATTAGGTTATACATAATTCCCATTTGCCGGAATTTCTGCCGTCAATTATTAACGCAATTTACGGCGCACAAGAACTCTATGGTTACAGTCGAAATTGATCTATAAAAAATTTTTGAAAGCGACGCAACGGCATGTTATTAGGTTCCCTTTTGCCACAGATGTTTTCAACTCAATAGTTAAGGTTTAACTGACAAAATGACACAACAACTGATTTACAGACACAAAACAAGCTTATTGACGTCAATACGTCTTGATGTCTCTAAATTCACCATCTTAAATGCGGCAGGGGTTTGGGTAAGGCGAGCCTTGTAGAGGTGATCAGGAGCTGGGCGTTATACGAGGAGTGAAACACAGCTATGAAGACGGTAAGTTGTTTGTCGCTCTCTGGGGGGCAAGGGAAAACGTCGGTCTCGCTGCTGCTGGGACGGCTCCTGGCGAACCGGGGCCAGAAGGTGCTGATGGTGGATGCTGACCCGCAAGCGAATCTCACCTTTTATCTAGGCCATGATGTTCAGGCAAATGAACCCACCCTGCTGGAGGTGCTGAAGGGCCAGGTGGAAACAGCCGATGGGATCTATCCGCTGGCAGCGGCCAATCTGTTTTTGATCCCAGCTGATGAGGGGCTGCATAAGGCCCAGGAATACTTGGCCACCATCGGGATGGGAGCCATGGCTTTGCGCCATGCCCTGGAAGCAGTGGGGGATCTGTTTGATGTTTGCATCATTGACTCGCCGCCCCAGCGCACCCAGATTTGCTTATCGGTGGTGGGGGCCTCGGAATGGGTGCTTATTCCAGCGGAGGCCTCGACCAAGGGAGTAAATTCGCTGCTGTGTAGCCTGGAACTGCTGGAGGAATTGGGGCGCATACGGGCGTTTAAGGGCCAGGTGCTGGGGGTGCTGCCGTTTCGCGACAAATGGTTTGGTCGATCTCAGGCGACGGATAGTCGAGAGGCCATAGCGGCTATGCAGCAGGTGGCAGGCTCAATCCCGGTGCTGCCGTCAATTGTGGAGAGTGAGCGCTATAAGCAAGCGATTCGGCAGGGACAGCGGCTGTCAGAGATTGGGTACGGGGAGTTGGAATATCCGTTATGCAGGGTGATTGAGGCGTTAGAGCAGGGGCAAGGGAATGGCTGAGGATGCGCTGGAACGGTTGATGCAGCGGCAGCGCCCGAGTGTACCGCCCCGTGCCGATGGGTTGGGGGCAGAGTTACCTGTGAAGTCTCCTCAACAGGTGACAGTTGAGGGCAATGGGTCGGGATATAGTGACTCTAGCGAGTCTACGAGTGTTGACGTCAGTATGTCTGTTAGCCAAGATGATGAGGCGGAGTTACCGCAGCTAGTGCGGACAACGACCCGGTTGGAGGAAGAGATTGATAAGGCCCTGCGCCACCTCTGTATGGATGAGAAGATCACCAAAGAGGTGTGGTTTGAGGCGGCGTACCTCTACCTGGCGGAGCACCCAAAGGCGATGCAGGCGGTGAATGGGGTGGCAAAGGAGCGCTACCAGCGCCGGAAGCGGGCAGCGGATTTGAGGAAGCTGGAGACAATGCAGAAGCGATTGAGGGGTTAGACGATTGCGTCGGAGCTTGTTAAGCGAACGAATTGGGGCCAACCAATCGTGGTGACTTTAGAGTTTGGGGTTTTAATTACCCCAGGGCAGGGGGAGGTGATGAGCGTTCTAATGCGCTGGTGACAGGCAATTTAGGCAGCATTGAATCTCGTTGTTAGGTATGTTCGTTCCAACAACATGCCTAACAAAGCATAGATACTCAGTCTCACTAGAACGATTATCAGTCAAGCCATTGAAATGGCTTGAACCTGTAAAGTTGTCAAAAAGCCTGCAATTCTTGGATTTTGGAAAGCTAAGAGCTTGTAGAATATTGGGTATTTTATTACAGTAAAAGCTCTAAAGACTAATCCTTATGGCTCAGCAACAGCAAGATAGTGTTAACGAACCAGCGAAATATACTATGACGATTTCGCGCCTGACAGTAGATAAGTTAGGCGTGAAACTTTACGATAGAGTCTCTGCGGTGATTGCTGAGCTAGTATCCAATAGCTATGACGCAGACGCAACCGAAGTTGAAATCACTGCACCAATGGGAGAATTTCTTGCGACAAAACCTAACAATCAGTTAATAGATAAAGGCTATACAATTGAGATCTATGATAACGGAATCGGGATGACACCGGAGGAAGTAAATAACTTTTATCTCTGCGTTGGAGCAGATAGACGAACTGACAGCAAAAGAGGAGATGAATCCAGAGAATTTAAGCGAAAAGTTATGGGAAGAAAGGGGGTAGGGAAATTAGCGCCTTTCGGAATTTGTGAAAGAATAGAAATCTTAACCTCTGGCGGAGAAATGGTGAAGGGTGAGGATGAGAATGGACAAGAAGTTCAAGGATATTTGACTGCTCACCTAATTCTTGATCGAAGTGAAATCTTGCAAGAGACCGATTCCAATTACGAGCCAGAAGTTGGTGAACTAGATGGGACTGTAAGCTTAAAAACTGGAACATTAATAAAATTGAGTAAATTTTATAAAAGAGAAGTTCCTGACATAAACATACTCGAAAGACAACTGTCTCAAAGATTCGGAATTTCTTCACAAGACTGGAAAATTATACTTTTTGATTCAACTAAAACTGAAGACGATGCCGATTACTGTAGAGAGGTAGGAGCGTTTGATATCATTACAATGCCAGATACAAAGATAACGTTTAGTGAAGATAGAAATGCTTATAGGTTTGATGGAAATATTTTTTCAGATCTTAAGGCAGGATTTGAGCTTAACGGAGAGTTTTATCCCATTACTGGTTGGGCAGCATATTCTAAGGATCCATACAAAGATGATTTAATGGCAGGTATCCGCATATATTGCCGTGGGAAAATCGCAGCACAAACCACTGTATTTAATAGAGGCGCAAGTTTCTCAGGTGAGTATA from Leptolyngbya sp. KIOST-1 encodes:
- a CDS encoding ParA family protein translates to MKTVSCLSLSGGQGKTSVSLLLGRLLANRGQKVLMVDADPQANLTFYLGHDVQANEPTLLEVLKGQVETADGIYPLAAANLFLIPADEGLHKAQEYLATIGMGAMALRHALEAVGDLFDVCIIDSPPQRTQICLSVVGASEWVLIPAEASTKGVNSLLCSLELLEELGRIRAFKGQVLGVLPFRDKWFGRSQATDSREAIAAMQQVAGSIPVLPSIVESERYKQAIRQGQRLSEIGYGELEYPLCRVIEALEQGQGNG